The following nucleotide sequence is from Phycisphaera sp..
AAACTGCCGGCGTGCGCGAGCACGACCAGCAGCGCGGCGGTCCGGATGTACGTGCTCTTGCCGGCCATGTTCGGGCCGGTGATGATCGCGAGGCGCGCGTACTCGTTGAGGGCCACGTCGTTGGGAACGAGCCGGTCCGCGAGCGTGCGTTCGAGCACGGGGTGCCGGGCGGCGTCGAGCTCGAGGTTGGCCTCCTCGACCATCTCGGGCCGCACCCAGCGGCGTTTGCGCGCGAGGGCGGCGAAGCAGGAGAGGGCATCCAATGCACCGATAGCCTCAGCAGCGACGGCGATGGCGTCGAGCTGGTCGCGGGCCTTGAGGCACAATTGATCGAAGATGGCCTTCTCGCGTTCGAGCGCCCTCGCCTCGGCGGTCTGCACGCGGTGCTCGAAGTGGCGCAGCTCGTCGTTGACGTACCGCTCGGCGTTCTTGAGCGTCTGCTTGCGGCTGAGGCCGGCGGAGATGAGCGTGTCGCCGTACTCCTTTGCTTGGGTGGCGGTCAGCTCGATGTAATACCCGAAGACCTTGTTATACCCCACGCGGATCGCGGGGATCTTGAGTTCTTCGGCCAGCCGCTGCTGGAAGTCGGCGAGCCACTGCCCGGCGTCGTGCTGGAGGCCGCGGACCTCGTCGAGCTCGGCGTCGACACCATCACGGATGAGGCCGCCGTCGGCGAGGCGGGCCGGGGGGCGGTCGACGCAGGCGGATGTAATCTCGGTGGCCAGCGGCGTGAGGGCGTCGAGGGTCTGGCCCAACTCCTTCGCCCGAACGGCGAGCGATGGCGTGTTCTCGCACGCGGCACACACGGTCGGGATGGCGGCGAGGGATTGGCCCAGGCCGACGAGGTCTCGCGGCGCGGCCCGGCCGAGGGCCAATCGTGCGGCGATGCGGGCGATGTCCTGGATGGGTTCGAGCGCCTTTGCCAGTTCATTGGCCTGCTTGGAATCTTCGACGAGCGCGGCGACGGCGGCGTGCCTCGCGGTGATCTCATCGAGCTTTGCCGCCGGCTCGCGCAGCCACGTGGCGACCTGGCGGCGGCCCAGCGCGGTCATGCACTGGCCGCCGTTCAAGACCTCACCGGCCAGTGAGCCATCGGTGCCGCCGCGGCGGATGGTGCGTTCGATCTCCAAGGCGCGGAGGCTCGTGGCGTCGAGCACGAGGCGATCGCCGGGCGCGGCACGCTTGGGTGGTCGGATATAGGAAAGCGACGGCGTCAGCGCGCCCTTCGCGAGCGTGCCCGCGGGCGTCTGCGTCTCGCCCGCGTACCGCAGCACCGCGCCGGCGGCGACGAGCGCGGGGTCGTCGTCGCTCAGGCCGAAGCCCTCGACCGAGCCGACCGAGAAATGCTTGAGCACCGCCTCGATCGCTTCGCTCTTTCGGAAGTGCCACGCGGGGCGCTCGGTGATGGCGCAGCCCGAGCGCCCTGCCTCGATCTCGATGCGGCTGCGCAGGCCCGCGGGGCAGTCGTCGGGCAGCAGCAACTCGGCGATCGCCAATCGCGAGAGGCCGTCGAGCAGGTCGTTCAGGGGTGCCGAGTCGAGCGTGAACGCGCCGGTCGAGACGTCGAGCGCGGCGAGCGACACGCCGTCGCCATCGAGGTAGGCCGCGGCGAGCGTGCCACCGGCGGGGCGTGATTCGAGCAGGTCGTCATCGACCAGCGTGCCGGGCGTCAGCACGCGCGTGACGGCGCGCTCGACGACGCCCTTGGCTTCTTTAGGGTCCTGCACCTGGTCGGCGATGGCCACGCGGAAGCCCTTGTCGATGAGCTTGCGGAGGTAGTTGTCCAGTTGATGATGCGGCACGCCGGCCATCGGTTGCCCGGGGCTGCGCTCGGTGAGGGTCAGGCCGATGGCCTTGGACACCTCGACGGCGTCCTCGTAGAACATCTCGTAGAAATCGCCCATGCGAAAGAGCAGAACGCAGCCGGGGAAGCGGTCCTTGAACTCGTGGAACTGGCGCATCGCGGGCGTCAGCTTCTTGGGTTCGGTGATCGAGTTGGCGATCTTCAGGTCCGGCACGCCCAGAGCGTAGAGGCGTCAACTCGCCCGGGATCAGCGCTCGGAAGGGGCGGCCTTGGCCTTGCCCAGCAGCATGCGCTTGATGGCGTCGCTGACGTGCTTGCCCTTGGCGTCGGTGCCGTGGCCCTCCAGGCCCCAGGCGGTCAGCACGCCGAAGCCAAGGCCCACGTCGATGAGCAGCCAGGCGATCAGTTCCGGGCTGTAGCGGCCGGTGACCTTGTGGGCCTCCTGGCCGCTCTCGATCTCGCGGGCCAGGAAGCTGTGGACCGTCTCCATGTGCTCACGCAGGGCGTCGGCGATGCCGTCGTCGCCCACCTCGGTGATGGCTTGGAGGATCACGCGGTAGGCGCTCTGGAACCTGGGGTGCACCATCGGGTTGCCGTCCACCAGCGTCGAGAGCCGCTCGGCGGGGGTCTGGGCGGCGTCGAGCTGCTCTTCCCAGAACCCGATGGTCTCCTCGCTGGTCTGCTTCACCAGGGCGATGAACAGGTCGCGCTTGGACCCGAAGTGGCGGTAGATGATCGGCTCGGTGACGCCGGCGGCCTTGGCGAGCTGGCTCGTCGTGGCACGCGCGTACCCGTGCTCGGCGAAGAGCTCGGCGGCGGTCTTGAGGAGTTGGGCGCGACGGGCGGCCGCTGGCAACCTGGGCAAGAACGAGCTCCAACTGGGCAAAGCGGGGCCGGTTGGGAGGGAGGCCGGCGTGGTGGCTTATGTTAGCCCTGACTAGGACGGTTGGGCCGAGAACCCGGTCTCGCCTGGCCGCCCGCAGCTCGATCGGCCGGAGGCACCGGGTCGTAGCCGCCCTTGCCGAACGGCTGGCAGCGCAGCAGTCGCCAGATCGTCAGCCGCGTGCCTTTGAGGGGGCCGTGGGTGTGGTAGGCGTCCAGCGCGTAGTGGCTGCACGTGGGCTCGAAGCGGCATTGGCCGCCCAGGAACGGGCTCAGCGTGAGGCGGTAGGCCCGGATGGGCAGCACGAAGGGTGCGATGGCCAGGCGGCGCAGAGGGGTCGAGCGCCAGGGGCGGGGGCCGTCATGGTCCGGCGTGTGCATCTGGCCATCCTTGGGGCCGCTCGCCGCGGGCGAGTCGCTTGGCCCACACCTCGTGGCAGGCGCTCGCCAGTTCGAGCAGCAGCCGCTGGTACTCGGCGGCGGGCAATCGCTCGTGGGGGCGGACCTGGATGATCATGTCGTAGCGGCCTGACTCATGCCCCACTTCCCACGTCGGCAGCTCGTGCTGAATATGGCGAAAGGCCTCGCGTAGCGCCCGCTTGGCGGCCACGCGGTCGTGGGCCTTGCCGACCTTCTTGCCCACGCTGAGCCCCAGCCGCGGCTCGGGCAGGTGATTGGGGCTGGCATGCACCGTCAGCAGCCCCGCGCTCTTGCGGCACCGGGCGGCGTAGACCGCCTGGAACTCTCGCGCGTGGGTGAGGCGGTGTCGGGGGCGGAAGGTGAGGGGCACGATCGATTCTATGGAATGGCCGTGGCCCGCCTGGGTTGAACACGCGCATGAAGAGAATCTCATGGCGAGCCCACCAAAGCTAGACTTCGGGCAGTTGTGGACCCCACGATGGAATCCAATCGAGCAATCCTGGCGTCGCGTGAGTCCCTCCGGGTCACACTGGCCAGCATCGGTGACGGCGTCATCACGACCGACGCCAAGGGCCGCGTGGTCTTTCTCAACCCCGTGGCCGAAGCGCTGACCGGCTGGGCCACCAAGCAAGCCGCCGGGAAGCCTCTGGACGACGTGTTCCGCATCGTGCACGAGCAGACCCGCACCGAGGTGGAAAACCCCGCCCTGCGGGCCCTGCGTGAGGGGAGGATCGTTGGCCTGGCCAACAACACGATCCTGATCGCCCGGGACGGCACCGAGCGGCCCATCGACGATTCGGCGGCACCCATCCCGAACCCGGCCGGTGAGATCGCCGGGGCCGTGCTGGTCTTCCGCGATATCAGCGAGCGTAATACGCACGAGCGGCTCGTGGGTGACGCCCTCGACTACGCCACGAACATCATCGACACCCTCCGCCACGGCTTCCTGGTGCTCGACGCCGATCTGCGGGTGGTCTCGGCCAATCGGGCGTTCTATCGGGTCTTTGCGACCAACCCCGGGGCGACCGTGGGACGATTGGTGTACGAACTGGGCGATGGGCAATGGAACATCCCGGCGCTGCGAAACCTGCTCGAGCGGGTCCTGCCCGACAACGGGGTGATGGAGGACTTCGTCGTCGAGCACGACTTCCCGGGCATGGGGACTAGGGTCATGGCCCTCAACGCCCGGAAGGTGCGCAAGCCCGGCAACGGCTCGCGGCTGATCCTGCTGGTCATCGAGGACATCAGCCAGCGCAGGCGGGAAGAACGGGCCCTGACCGAGACTCGGTCCCGCCTGGATTTGGCGCTCAGCGCCGCCGAGATCGCCACCTGGGAGTACGACATCGTGCGCAATGTCGTGAAGGGCGACGCGAATCTCTCGCGCCTCTTCGGTATCGACGCGACGGCGGTCAACGGCACGCCGCTCGAGGCCTACACCTCCGTCATCCATCCCGACGATCGCCAGCGTGTCGAGGGGCACATCGCCGAGGCGATCGGGGGGGGCGACGCGTTCGAGAGCGAGTACCGCGTGTTGGCCCACGGCGAGACCCGCCACGTGCTGGCCCGCGGCCGAGTGCGTCGCGACAAGGCCGGCCGCGCGGTCAGCCTGCCGGGGGTGGCCCTGGACATCACCGCACGCAAGGAGGCCGAGCGGGCGCTGCTGGCCAGCGAGCGCCAGCGCCGGCTGGCGCTCGACGCGGCGAACCTGGGCACCTGGCACGTCAATCCGGCGGGCATGTCCCTGGAGACCGACGCGCGGTTCCGCGAGATCTTCGGCGTGACCGATGGCGATCTGCCCTACGAGGCCGCGATGGGGATTATCCATCCCGACGACCGCGAGCACGTGCAGGAAGCCGTCGCGGCGGCGATGGACCCCCAGAACCCGGCGCCCTACGACTCGGAGTACCGCATCGTGCTCGCCGACGGCTCGGTGCGTTGGGTCCACGCCAAGGGGCGGGCCAACGTCGTCCAAGGGGCGCACGGGCCCGAGCTGGACAGCTTCGATGGCACGCTGGCCGACGTCACCGAGCGGATCCTGATGCGGCAGAAGATCAACGAGCAGGCGCTGTCGCTGGCCGACGAATCGCGGCGCAAGGACGAGTTCCTGGCCATGCTCAGCCACGAGCTGCGCAACCCCCTGGCGCCCATCCGCTCGGCGGCCCACGTGCTCAAGGCCAACGCCCAGCCCGGCGAGCCGCCGGTGCACCAACAGGCCCGCGAGATCATCGAGCGGCAGGTGGGCACCCTCACCCGGCTGGTCGACGACCTGCTGGAGGTCGCCCGGGTGATCAGCGGCCGCATCCACCTCCAGCGCGCCGTCGTGGACCTCGGCCAGATCGTGCGGCACGCCGTGGAGACCATGTCGCCCACGATCGAGCAGCGCGGCCACACCCTGCGGCTGACGGTGTCCGACGATCCCGGGCGGACCGATCCGGCCCGGATCGGGCCGGGCCAGCAAGCCTGGGTCCACGCCGACGCCACACGCCTGGAAGAGGTCCTGACCAACCTGCTGGGCAACGCGGCCAAGTACACCCCGCCGGGGGGAGCCATCGAGGTCGAGTGCGAAGTCGAGTGCCAAGCCGAGCGGGGGAGCGTGCCAGGGAGCGCGGGCGAGCCGGACGGCCCCACGGCCGTCGTGCGCGTGCGCGACAACGGGATAGGCATTGATCCGCAGCACCTGCGGACCGTCTTCGAGCTGTTCGCCCAGGCCGACCACTCGCTGGACCGCGCCCAGGGCGGGCTGGGCGTCGGCCTCTCGCTGGCCAGCCGCCTGGTGGAGCTGCACGGCGGCACCATCGAGGCGCTCAGCCCGGCGCCCGGCCGCGAAGCCGGCAGCGAGTTCGTGGTGCGCCTGCCGATGGTGGACCGGCCCCCGGCCCCCCGGGGCCCGACCCCGGCCGGCCGGGCAGCCCCCGCCCCAGCCGGTGCCCCCAGCACCCCAACGGGCAAGCCCAGCGTGCTCGTGGTCGACGACAACACCGACCTGGTCGCCATGCTGGCCGCCGCGCTCAAGCAGGAGGGGTATTCCGTTCGGACCGCCTACACGGGCCTCGACGGCCTGGCGATGGCCCGCCGGTGGCGCCCCGGCGTGGTGCTGCTGGACATCGGCCTGCCCGGCATGGACGGCTACGAGGTGGCCTCGGTCCTCCGGGCCGACACGGCCAGCTTCGGCCCCGGCGGCTACGCAGGGCGGATGGTCGCCCTGACGGGCTACAGCCGCGACACCGACGTGCGGAAGGCCACGGCCGCGGGCTTCGACGCCCACCTGGCCAAGCCGTACGACTTCGACGAGCTCGAGGCGCTCATGCAAGACACGCGGGACACGGCGCCATGACCGCCGGCGACCGTCCGACCGGTGGCTCGCCGGGCGATCCCGCCGGCGCCCGTGCCCAGGCCCGCGTGCTGGCCCACGACCTGCGCAACAGCCTGTGCCTCATGCGGTTCGCCGTGCGCAGGCTCAAGCGGGTCCAGGGCGAGCACGGCCCGCTCGCCGACGAGGTGCGCGCCGATCTCTCCGAAGAGGTCACGAGCGTCGAACGCCTGGTGAACCAGATGGAAGCGCTGTTCGAGACGCCGCGCGAGGACGGCCCGGCCGACCAGCCGGAGCCCGGGGGGTGCTGATGGCCGGCTTCCAACCCTCGCGACCTGAGCGGCGAGCCCGGGCCCCGTTCTTCTGATCAACGGGATGGCGCCACGCCCTACCGGGTTCGGCTGAGTCCGAGACTTCTTATTGTTTTGTGATGCAATTTTGGGGACTCGCACGCTCGACGCTATGGCGGAGCGGAGCGGCGAAGTGCCAGCAACGCGTGATACTTACCTCCGCCCCTGCGGCAGCACCCCCACCAGCACCATCAACGCCCCGAGCCCCAGCAGCCACGGCCGCAGCCGGTCGCTGCGGCTGAGGCGGGCCAGGACGCTGTCGGCCGGGCGGACGGCCCGGATCGTCACCGGGGCGGGTTCGAGCTGGGCGTAGACGTCGACCGGGCCGGGGGGCGGGGGCTCGAGCACGGCGGTGCGGCCGGCGGGAACGAGCCGCATCTGATCCAGGGCCAGCGAGCGGACCAGGGCCTCGTCGCCGCGGTCGAGGGCGGCCAGGTAGCGGGCCTGGCGCCGGATGCGTTCGCGGCCCTGGGCGTCCATGGCCAGCAGCTTGTCCCGCTCGAAGCGGGTCCGCTCGAGCTGCTCCCACGCGGGGATGAGCACCACGGCGGCGACCAGGGCCAGGCCGGCCAGCACGAGGGGCCAGCCGGTGTCGAATCGGGATATGGGTGAGCGTGCGGCCACGAGAGACCGTATCGGCAGGGTGGGGCTTGGGCGCTGACAGGCGGGCTGGGTGCCACGGCTTGTCGTCTTCGCAAGCCGTGGTTTGGGGGGCCGAGGGCGGAGCACGGCTTGCCGAAGACGGGCAAGCCGTGGCACCCGGGGATCTACAGTGGCCCCATGGCCACGCCGATTGCCATCACGGGATTGGGGGTTGTCAGCCCGTTCGGGGTTGGGGTGGAGGCGTTCTGGGATGGCGTTTGTGCGGGGCGGTGCGCGATCGGGCGGCCGGAGACGCTCGACGCGAGTTCGTTCTACTGCCAGTACGCCGCCGAGGCCCCGAAGCTGGCGATGAAGGACCACCTGCCCAAGAGCTACCGGAAGTTTGCGCGGGTGATGGCGCGGGATACCGAACTGGCGGTCGTCGCGGCGAACGAGGCGGCGCGGAGCGCCCGGTTAGGCACCATCGGCGGAACGGACGAAGAGGAAGGGGCAACGCCCCCCTACCCGCCCCATCGCCTGGGCACGCACGTGGGGGCGGCGCTGATCGCGCCGGAAATCCCCGAGCTCGCCCGGGCCATGCACGCGGCGGCCGACGAGGACGGCAACTGGGACATGGGCAAGTGGGGAGAAACGGGCATGGGCCAGCTCACCCCGCTGTGGATGCTCAAGTACCTTCCCAACATGCTGGCGTGCCACGTGAGCATCCTGCATCAGGCCAAGGGGCCCAGCAACACCATCACGGCGGGCGAGGCCAGCGGGCTGCTGTCTATCGGTGAAGCGATGCGCGTGATCGAGCGGGGTGATGCCGATGCGAGCCTGGCGGGCAGCGGCGACAGCCGTGTGAACCACCTTGCGATCGAGCGTTTGCGGCTGGCGGGGCGATTGGTAGAGACGGCAGGTCTTGATGATCCTTCGAGGATCGTGCGGCCTTTTGATGCCGATGCACAGGGCAGCGTGCCGGGGGAGGGGGCGGCGATCTGCTTCCTGGAAACGCCCGAGGCGGCGGATGCGCGAAGTGCCAAAACGATCGCGACACTGCTGGGCTTCGGCGCGGCACAGGCTGTGCCGACGAATTGGAGCGACGGCGGGCCGGTGATGGCGGGGCTTGGGGCCACGGCCGGGGGCTCGGCCGGTGGGCTCGATGATGCGTTGGCGCAGGCGATCGGGCGGGCTTTGGATGATGCGGGTGTGCGGCCGGGGGAGATTGACGCCGTCTTCTGCCACGGCGCGGGTGAGGTGGCGCTCGATGAGGCCGAGGCTCGGGCGCTGCACGCAGCGTTTGGGGATCACGCCAGAGGGGTTGAGCTGTTCTGGCTCGGGCCGATGATTGGCGAGACGATGGCGGCGGGTGGGTCGCTGCTGGTGGCCGCCGCGGCGATGGCGTTGGAGCGTCAGCACTTGCCGGCGCGGGCGCAGCCGGGGGCAGGCCGGGGCAATCTGAAAACGAACTCATCCCCGGCGCGCGAGATGCAACTCCGCCGCGTGCTCGTCTGTACGCACGCGTTGGGCGGGCAATGCGCGGCGTTGGTGCTGGGTCGTGCTGGTGATTCCCCGGCCGAAATAGGAAACTGACATCCAGGACAGGCAATGGCACGAAGTCACCAGGGGCTTGGAGAGCCCCGGCATGGCAAAATTGCGCTTGCATCGCCCGGGGATTGGCTGTATTCTGGTCCGAGAAAGCGGATGTCGTTATGGGCAGGAACACAAAGGGGCGGCGCGTGCTTGTGCGTCGCGACGGCGATGCCCCTCAATCTGGACGGGTCGCTGGCCGATTTTGAGTCGTAGCGGCTTGCCGGCGCTGCCCTGCCGCTCGTCGGAGTTCCGCGGGGAGACAAGAGGAGAAAGACCATGCCGCAGGCCCCAGACCGCCGTTCGATCCTGCTCGCGACGCTTGCTGGCATGGCCGGTTCGTGGTCGGCGTTTGCAGACCCACAAGACGATCCGCTGGCCGAGCCATTCCCCGCCGTGTTCGATCTGAGCACGCTCGACGGCACGACTGGTTTCGCGCTCGAGGGCGTGGCGGCTGGCGATTCGGCTGGGTTGGCGGTCGCGGCGGCGACCGACATCAACGGCGATGGGATCGCCGACGCGATGATCGGCGCGCCGTTCGTTGGCGGGGCCGATGGGCCGGGCGAGGCGTACCTGGTCTTCGGTCGCGGCACGCCGTGGCCGGCGCGCGTGGGCCTGGCCGACCTCGATGGCGAAACCGGTGCGCGGCTGTTCACCTCGCGACCCACGGCATGGGGCGACCGCCTTGGCTTCGCGGTTGCCGGCGCGGGCGACATCAACGGTGACGGCTTCGGCGATGCGCTCGTGGGCGCGCCCTTCACCTGGCCGGGCAACCCCTACGAGGGGCCCTACCCGATGGGTGTGTCGTACACCATCTTCGGACGCGAAGATGCGGGTGGGGCGTTCCCGGCGTCCATCGACGTCGCGACGCTCGGAGGGAACGACGGCTTTGCCGTGTTCGGGCCGTGCATCTTCGCCGAAAGCGGGTCGGCGGTGGCCGGCGGCGCCGACATCAACGGCGACGGCGTGGACGACGTAGCCATCGGAGCGGCGGGGGCATTCGAGGGCTACTGCTACGGCGACAGCTACGTGCTCTTCGGTCGCAGCGCTCCTGGCGGTGGCGCGTTCCCCGAATCGCTCGGCGCGGACGACCTCGATGGCAGCAGCGGATTCGTCTTCAACTCGATCTGGTACGCCAACGGGGGCGGCACCTCGACGGCAGTGGGCGACGTGAACGGCGATGGGCTTGCCGACGCCGTGTTCGGGACGCCCCGCGAGTACACCATCGCGCCCTCGCACGCGTACGACGAGCTTACCGGTGCGACCTATGTCATCTTCGGGCGAGACACCACCGCGGGCGAACGGTTTCCCGACCAACTCGATCGCGACGACCTGGATGGCGACCTGGGCATCCAACTCGTGGGCTCTGGTGAGCTGGCCGGCAGCGGAAGTGCCGTGGCCGTCGTGGGCGACATCAACGGCGATGGCATCGATGACCTGGCCATCGGCGAGCCGGGCCGAGAATCGGGCGATACTGAACGCTCGCGCGGCGCGGTGCTGGTGGTGTTCGGTCGCCCCGGGCTGGCCCCGCTGATCGATCTGATCGACCCGGGCGAGGGCGAGGGATTCCGCCTGAACGGTGCGGCCGTGGGCGACTTGCTCGGCACGCGCGTGGCCGGCGCGGGCGATGTGAACGGTGACGGCTACGACGATCTCATTGCGACCGACATCCACGGGGCTCATGTCCTCTTTGGTCGCGACACGGCGAGCAGCGGCGGCTTCCCCGACGTCATGAATGTGACCGAACTCGACGGCGTACTCGGATTCACGATCCGCGGGAGCGTGGGCATCGACTCCATCGCCGGCCGGGCCGACCTCAACGGCGATGGGCGCGACGACCTGCTGCTGGGGTTGGCCGGTGCGTCGCCCGGTGGGCGCGATGGCGCGGGCGAGGTGGCGGTGGTCTTCGGGCGCGGGGCGCTCTCATGCCGCGTGGACATGGACGGCGACGGGGCCGTGACCATCTTCGACTTCCTGGTGTTCCAGAACCTCTTCCAGGACGGTGATCTGCTGGCCGATTTTGACGGCGATGGTGCGCTCACCATCTTCGACTTCCTCGCGTTCCAGAACGAGTTCGACATCGGCTGCCCGTAGATAATCATCGCGAGGGTTGGGCCGTACCACGCTCGGGACAGGCGTTGGTCGTCAGACCCTCGCACGGGTAGCCGCAGGCCGAGCGGTTGTTGACGAGCTCGCGCACGATGCGTCACATGCGTTCGATAGATGCGGCGCGCATGGTCCACGCCAGGCCGTGCGCGGTGACGCCGAGGAATTCGGTCGGCCCAGACCGGTTCGCCCCAAACGACAACCGGCCCCGCATCGCTGCGTGGCCGGTGGGTTATTCTCGGAACTGCCGCGGCTTACGGGCAGCCGGCGTCGAACTCGTTCTGGAACTCGAGGAAGTCGAAGATAGTCAGGCTGCCATCGCCGTCGAAGTCGGCGGCCAGGTCGCCTGCGTCGAACAGGTTCTGGAACTGCAAGAAGTCGAAGAGGGTCAGCACGCCGTCGCCGTCGAGGTCGGCGCGGCAGCCGCCGGTGCCGGCACCCCCTTGGATGAACCAGTTGTCGGTGCGGACGTTGCCGCTCGTGCTGGTCGCGCCGTCGAGCGTGAGGACGATCTGCGCGTCCGCGACGCCGTCCAGGTCGCTGATGTCATACATCTGGGTTGCGAAGTCGCCGGTCAGGTCGAGCCCGGCCTCGATGGTCGAGACGAGCGTGCCGCCGTCGAACAGGTCGATGGTGATCATGCTGAAGCCGGTGCTCGTGCGGCGGGCATCAAACTGGAAGGCGAGGTCTTCGAGGCCCGCGGCGTTGAAGCTGGCGATGACCATCGAGCCGTTGTTGAACGTGTCGGTGCCGCCCTGGATGGCCAGCGAGCCGCCGCTGCCCTCGCCGAACTGGGCACCCAGGTCGGTGCCGCTAAAGGACTGGACCCAGCGGAGCACCTCGTCGCCGCCGCCGCTGAGTGTGGTCTCGTCGAGGATGCCGCCCATCAGCGAGATCTCGGCCGTGCCGGCCTGATCGCCGAACTCGGCCGGGAAGGGGAATTCGTCGGCGGTGTAGCCGAAGCCGCCGCCGGGCAGCGACTGGTTGTTGAAGGACCAGTAGGCGACGTCGCTCTGGGCGGACACGGTGGTGGCGGCGGCGGCCAGGGCCACGAGGGCGAAGGCGGTCTTCATGATCGTCTCTCTCCGTTGGGAATGAGCCAGGATGGGTCGCCGTGGAGCCACACCGCCCCACGCGCAATCTTTGCGCAATCCTATCGCTGTCCGCCGCTCAAGCCCGGCCGGAACCTGGCCTGGGTGGCTGGTTTCATGGAATCTTGACGGTTGGTGTCGGGTGTGGGTGGAAGTGGTTGAAACAGATGGTGTTCTGGCTCCATCCGAGCCCCAGCCACTAGCCGGGGATCTCCTTAGGACCGGGCGCCAAAGACCCGCTCGCTTGCGCTCGGGGCTCGGCCGGAGCCGTCGTCTACTCGACCACCCGCCATTCCTTCCCCTCCCGCTCCACACGCCGGTACAGCGTGTCGCGCTCGACGGGCGTGAAGCCGGCCTCGCGGATGGCGCGTTGGAGGTCGAGGCTGGTCGTCTCCTGGTGCGTGCTGGCGCCGCCGACCTTGGTGATGTCGTACCACACGACAGTGCCGTCGATGTCGTCGGCGCCGGCCTCAAGCATCAACTGGGCCATGCTCAGG
It contains:
- the mutS gene encoding DNA mismatch repair protein MutS — translated: MPDLKIANSITEPKKLTPAMRQFHEFKDRFPGCVLLFRMGDFYEMFYEDAVEVSKAIGLTLTERSPGQPMAGVPHHQLDNYLRKLIDKGFRVAIADQVQDPKEAKGVVERAVTRVLTPGTLVDDDLLESRPAGGTLAAAYLDGDGVSLAALDVSTGAFTLDSAPLNDLLDGLSRLAIAELLLPDDCPAGLRSRIEIEAGRSGCAITERPAWHFRKSEAIEAVLKHFSVGSVEGFGLSDDDPALVAAGAVLRYAGETQTPAGTLAKGALTPSLSYIRPPKRAAPGDRLVLDATSLRALEIERTIRRGGTDGSLAGEVLNGGQCMTALGRRQVATWLREPAAKLDEITARHAAVAALVEDSKQANELAKALEPIQDIARIAARLALGRAAPRDLVGLGQSLAAIPTVCAACENTPSLAVRAKELGQTLDALTPLATEITSACVDRPPARLADGGLIRDGVDAELDEVRGLQHDAGQWLADFQQRLAEELKIPAIRVGYNKVFGYYIELTATQAKEYGDTLISAGLSRKQTLKNAERYVNDELRHFEHRVQTAEARALEREKAIFDQLCLKARDQLDAIAVAAEAIGALDALSCFAALARKRRWVRPEMVEEANLELDAARHPVLERTLADRLVPNDVALNEYARLAIITGPNMAGKSTYIRTAALLVVLAHAGSFVPAGSARIGLTDRVFTRVGADDALHDGQSTFMVEMAETAAILNNATDRSVVVLDEIGRGTSTLDGLSLARAIAERLAGDAKNPGPRTLFATHYHELTTLEEERAGQVRNLAVRVREVGDEVVFLHHVEPGRADRSYGVQVARLAGIPPEVVERAAQVLASLSVREDGAAPAPAKQAPEPQMPLFARAAPHPAVDRLTEVRIESLTPLDAFDLLRELRGLVEEQP
- a CDS encoding TetR/AcrR family transcriptional regulator, which encodes MPRLPAAARRAQLLKTAAELFAEHGYARATTSQLAKAAGVTEPIIYRHFGSKRDLFIALVKQTSEETIGFWEEQLDAAQTPAERLSTLVDGNPMVHPRFQSAYRVILQAITEVGDDGIADALREHMETVHSFLAREIESGQEAHKVTGRYSPELIAWLLIDVGLGFGVLTAWGLEGHGTDAKGKHVSDAIKRMLLGKAKAAPSER
- the yidD gene encoding membrane protein insertion efficiency factor YidD, translated to MHTPDHDGPRPWRSTPLRRLAIAPFVLPIRAYRLTLSPFLGGQCRFEPTCSHYALDAYHTHGPLKGTRLTIWRLLRCQPFGKGGYDPVPPADRAAGGQARPGSRPNRPSQG
- the rnpA gene encoding ribonuclease P protein component, producing the protein MPLTFRPRHRLTHAREFQAVYAARCRKSAGLLTVHASPNHLPEPRLGLSVGKKVGKAHDRVAAKRALREAFRHIQHELPTWEVGHESGRYDMIIQVRPHERLPAAEYQRLLLELASACHEVWAKRLARGERPQGWPDAHAGP
- a CDS encoding PAS domain S-box protein, coding for MESNRAILASRESLRVTLASIGDGVITTDAKGRVVFLNPVAEALTGWATKQAAGKPLDDVFRIVHEQTRTEVENPALRALREGRIVGLANNTILIARDGTERPIDDSAAPIPNPAGEIAGAVLVFRDISERNTHERLVGDALDYATNIIDTLRHGFLVLDADLRVVSANRAFYRVFATNPGATVGRLVYELGDGQWNIPALRNLLERVLPDNGVMEDFVVEHDFPGMGTRVMALNARKVRKPGNGSRLILLVIEDISQRRREERALTETRSRLDLALSAAEIATWEYDIVRNVVKGDANLSRLFGIDATAVNGTPLEAYTSVIHPDDRQRVEGHIAEAIGGGDAFESEYRVLAHGETRHVLARGRVRRDKAGRAVSLPGVALDITARKEAERALLASERQRRLALDAANLGTWHVNPAGMSLETDARFREIFGVTDGDLPYEAAMGIIHPDDREHVQEAVAAAMDPQNPAPYDSEYRIVLADGSVRWVHAKGRANVVQGAHGPELDSFDGTLADVTERILMRQKINEQALSLADESRRKDEFLAMLSHELRNPLAPIRSAAHVLKANAQPGEPPVHQQAREIIERQVGTLTRLVDDLLEVARVISGRIHLQRAVVDLGQIVRHAVETMSPTIEQRGHTLRLTVSDDPGRTDPARIGPGQQAWVHADATRLEEVLTNLLGNAAKYTPPGGAIEVECEVECQAERGSVPGSAGEPDGPTAVVRVRDNGIGIDPQHLRTVFELFAQADHSLDRAQGGLGVGLSLASRLVELHGGTIEALSPAPGREAGSEFVVRLPMVDRPPAPRGPTPAGRAAPAPAGAPSTPTGKPSVLVVDDNTDLVAMLAAALKQEGYSVRTAYTGLDGLAMARRWRPGVVLLDIGLPGMDGYEVASVLRADTASFGPGGYAGRMVALTGYSRDTDVRKATAAGFDAHLAKPYDFDELEALMQDTRDTAP
- a CDS encoding integrin alpha; the protein is MPQAPDRRSILLATLAGMAGSWSAFADPQDDPLAEPFPAVFDLSTLDGTTGFALEGVAAGDSAGLAVAAATDINGDGIADAMIGAPFVGGADGPGEAYLVFGRGTPWPARVGLADLDGETGARLFTSRPTAWGDRLGFAVAGAGDINGDGFGDALVGAPFTWPGNPYEGPYPMGVSYTIFGREDAGGAFPASIDVATLGGNDGFAVFGPCIFAESGSAVAGGADINGDGVDDVAIGAAGAFEGYCYGDSYVLFGRSAPGGGAFPESLGADDLDGSSGFVFNSIWYANGGGTSTAVGDVNGDGLADAVFGTPREYTIAPSHAYDELTGATYVIFGRDTTAGERFPDQLDRDDLDGDLGIQLVGSGELAGSGSAVAVVGDINGDGIDDLAIGEPGRESGDTERSRGAVLVVFGRPGLAPLIDLIDPGEGEGFRLNGAAVGDLLGTRVAGAGDVNGDGYDDLIATDIHGAHVLFGRDTASSGGFPDVMNVTELDGVLGFTIRGSVGIDSIAGRADLNGDGRDDLLLGLAGASPGGRDGAGEVAVVFGRGALSCRVDMDGDGAVTIFDFLVFQNLFQDGDLLADFDGDGALTIFDFLAFQNEFDIGCP